The Schistocerca nitens isolate TAMUIC-IGC-003100 chromosome 2, iqSchNite1.1, whole genome shotgun sequence nucleotide sequence gcgcggttccagactgtacgcctagaaccgctcggccacagcggccggcctaccgTTCATGTTGGGAAGAAACATATTTCTCGATTCATCCTGTTATAGCTAATTGTTTCAAAGCCCTCTGTTCTGTCCACAAACGGGAAATTAGTGTGGAGGAAATTAGTGTGGAACACAGCAGCAGTACTTTCCTCTCTCACGGTGCGAAAACTACAGGTAAGTTAATTTTATAGAATGATTTTTGTGATCGGTGCAATTTACAACTCCGTAAACATGAATTTAATTTAGTAATAACTGTTTTCAATATCATTAGGTCATACAAACAAGGAGAAAACACAAAGAAATCTTCCAAGATTTCTAGCTCCTTTTCTGCTAGATATAGCCCAGCCACAAGTGGATTAAGCAGACCTGTTGCAGCAGAACTGATATTTGTGTATCACACAATGAAACATAATCTCAACTACAACACCTTTGCCTGCATTATTAAAGTGGCGAAGAATTTATTCAGTGATTTTGGCGATACGAAAAAAATACGTTGCAGGCTACGAAAGCTGAAGAAATAGTGAAATATCATGGAAATATATGTGTCATTGAAAATCTATTTAGTCGAGAATTTCAAATCTGAAGACCAGTTGCCCGTACCAGTAGAGTCTCGGATGCCACTATGCCTAAGTTCTCAGTTAAAATTTAACCATCCTCGACAGACAATTGACTGAGTTCAGATAGAGCGATATAGATGAAGATTGTATGATGGTTTTTGTAACGCGAAGGGAGTTTTGAAGCAAGGCATACCCATGGAAGGCAATGCAAGCAGAAGGTGGCTTAATGTTTTCCGTTCTTTAGAGCCAAAAATGTTTAGATCCCAATTTGCTGCAAGTAGTTGAgttcaaatgcaaaataattttttccctAACGAATCATAAATGGGAAGAGGCTGCAACGAATATATCAGCGAGTTTATAAAAGCAGAACTACAAGTAGCAGTGAATTTCAATTTTAACTTAcagaattctttataaatgtaaaatCGAATGAATCTTTGCAAAAAGAAGTAAAGTCCTAAATAAACACAAGCAATAAGGTGAAATAAAACATGCATGCACATTTTAAATATATTCCTGGTGTTCTTTGCCGAAAGCACTATTTGGAATGTTTATTTTGTAGGCTCTCTCTCGATCCCTTATTTTCTCTGTAGAAAGATGGCAACCCTACGATGAGCCTTTGTTATAAAGAACCCGTTTTTGCAAAAACCCAATTGTTATGCTAATCACTGTTTCTGTATCACATGATGCGCTCTCTGTTGGGCATTTTGTGCACTCTTTTTGGATTCAATAAAACCCCATTACATTTCAAGCATGTGCGTcagtttctacctctctatctacatcattccgtggagTACTGAATTTTCAATTGTTAACGGACTTCTGGGTCACCCtgtgtattaacacttttcacaacatTCTGTACTGCGTACAGAAtaggaacagttcggaaacgacgattatttgtatcagcatgacaatgcatcctctCTATGAGGCAAGGGTGTTTGGATAACAACATTCCCAAAATGGACTGGACCTTCACAGTCTTCCGACCAGGATAGACCCAATGGAACATTCATTGGATAAGTTAGAACGCCGGCTTCCCTCCAAAGCCTAGCCTCCAACAACGctcccttctctggtttcggctcttattcctctacagacatttgaaaacccactgaaagtgtccccaggagAGTTCTAACTGCCATGAAGGTGAAGGGTTAGACACAACCCATGTTAATGTTGTCGCATCCCAGCACGGCTCCAATCTACCTACATAGATTTGATGTGACATGCTTGATTCAACCAGGACTTTGAACACAATACTGTTTTGTTGTGAGGGATATGTCCACTGGTTACCTTTATAGGGGAGTCGAGAAGGTGTAAAGCACCATTGATTGCTTAAGGTTGGTTCTAAGGAACAAGAAGGATATGTGACAGTGGTGGTAATCTGTCGAGGTAGCAAGGTGACATAAATTAATTCCAGCTAAACACATTGATTAGCCACTAAACAGATTTATATGTCAGGTGTCTGACAGAATCACTCTTAACACATACagtgtgattcacgaagatatgctaatattttaatacgttattctataaataaaacaaaagaaaaaagttcgtataaacataggtccgcaaatgtttagttacggagctacggctaataaaagattttgcttgaAGTTTAGCACCTTCACTACTATGAAGCCATCGCAACATTATATgaggtaaagcacgatttccatttattttgttgttattgatctggtgaatctataACACTACcctctgctactgttataccataacctcaaagctggaggcaaaTTGTATCACGTAATTATTAGTCAAAGCAATTAtgatataaagcaacagagcagtgttaccctctgaaaggaattttattGTGTTGACCGCGATGTAtttaacggaggtggcttatcgtaagtgaaagtcagaattacgtacatttttaaacagtaacaaacaatattttacctatccacactgttcaaagcataaagaaaacggtcgccagcctaattaggcaagagaatgagtaacattcttgttcaaaaaaatgggtataagtaactttaacggacaaacacaacctatactttgccacacgagagtgcaatgaactctgggaCCTGCATATGTTTAcattaaggttggagctgacagttacagcagaacaaactatttgcataacagataacgatacacactactttcttcagggcttagtcaaactgaatgtcTCAATAATATTGCtatcaatattcactgtagaatcgtaaaatggacataggttcagtatttcttttaccaattacttttcaaacatattcctatcacatgaaatatggatatggttcacagcaaaattagttattgtgcatagattaagtctctcactactaaacactTTTCTAATTAGAATGGAAATTAAATAGAGTTctctaacaaattacttctcactgtcttttgaataaagaagttactgttttcatatatagtggtctttctattaatcgttatctagcatgagcacaatagacaaactgtggattctgttacaccattaatatgcactttcactacacaagagagacaagcgtttagcaaacatgagtatataactttccacaaatgcagttcacgacttttactgcagtgagacactatATTGACATATTTGTAAGAAACTGACTCACGTTTTACAATTTACAACAGGCAACACTATGATCTTTAATTAagtaaaactttataagcctcagttttaagaacttttaatttttaaaagtaacagcaaattgttTACTAAGAACCACATTTCAAGCCAAACTTTAGTAACATTTACTTTTGGAACTAACCTCAAGATGGTTTATTGCTTGTTTTTGTTACCACAGTGTTTTAGTTTCAAGTCAATGATTAAATAGGTAACTTTgaaagtccacaaaactttaaattggactatTTCAATCACTGGGAGGCTTCCACAAAGCTACAttcactacctcccacaattttatcaaatccacagtaaatctgaatactcccttcataccaaatatcaaacaacattattttattggctgtttggctttgaggctttcatatTTTCCACAACAAGGACACTCGGTAGTCATGTTCAAACGGAGagaaacctgagaggtgttgtgataaggaaaaactCAAGGGAggaacataaattcagttataagttaccttatatttgagcacactaaaacatccaatgagctgatccttcactgtacattactatagttcttctattccattacagtaattgcgcaatgtggtggcgagtgcatgttggtaggtgggtttgcaggtagaattgctggactctgtcatttcttggtggcgatgatagatatcaattccaacATAATTCCAGCTAGTTACTgcatccatccgaggctttggcacaTTGGAAAATGGCCTACCTATGCCCACCACATTTTGCGCACAGTTCTGTTTCTGAGGGGAACCACACCATCTTTTACTTACAAAATAAccaagaaccctaagtgaaggtcagcagtttacataacagcaaccaaacatattcaataaaacagaacatttgcacatattggtagttctacacaaaattatttatacaaaattattcaacctcaaagataaccaaagagattatgtgagaaagacaaaacatatcatttgctcatattatgcatattacagagattacacttcattacagtatcgaattaatcatatACTAAATACAGAAGTTCAacaatgggatgttgaacaaaacagaaagctaaatgaatcaacaaaagataTGTAGTgggtaagctatggtgttacaaatctaataaaacatgtcccagacgcatATGTGCAGtagctttccagaacatccaggaaagcaaagaagtaatttcataaattttttaatttattagctacttggcccaatttgttttataaattccagacaattgcacaaagttttcaacagaagttgtagagaatttaactttgGAAAATGATGGTAATAAGGTTAACTGAAACTGATGAATGTGTCaggtaatctgcttttattaataccatagcacatgtgaattcatgttcacttaaatacactgttgtcattatgttctttcactgaacaatacagaaaaataacgcgtttcaaggttaggaaatgactgaaacaactcactaacggttgtcaacaatgacataaacgtttctacattcttaatggaaagtaaacaaattcacTTGTATACTAATCTTTGCTTTTCTGGGTGTTCTGcagaactactgcagatacacgtctgggacagtTGTCTTAGagtcaccagaccaataacaactgttatatcctagccagtaatgccaaccgagcccgctgccaaaaaggttggcagcatcaaagtccggacgccgtccgcataagcagcgccagcgatacaggaaatcgccgcatgtctgcgcgcgccaccgctggcttctggcttcttaagcgctggagtcgcgagcgctaggacagttctggattcgccgctcagttgtagactcgccaccgaattgtgtacttgctagtcagttgtgtgttcatcgcagcagagttgttgtttgtcgtcagccgacgctgacctagctgcaccgactcgaactagacagttttctgtagaccatgttcaccactgtgttctgtatcgtcgttaataaagataagtaccgactttcatttaatccgagtgtttgtgttttcatctttctgttcactgttccagcggaccggtcggcccgctattaaaagtgtggcggtgacttcgtaggccgtttcaacAGCGAAGTGTtttcgctacgaaggccgtcacaaaactggcgacgaggacttccgaactcgtgtgcagggctggttcaacttgtttcttgagatagaattttgggggctggtttaatttgtgttcactatgtctgccgaattacaacagttgatcttgttacagagtcagcaaatacaaagtctggtggaagcaatcgccaaacaagcggctaatccaccaccacacaaggaacaagcacaggcagcaccgccttttcgtgcttttgaggcatcacgagaagaatggcaagaatatttcgccagttgcaggcgcacatgtcagtgtacaaaatcacaggtaatgagcggcagctttatttaatttccactgcaggcgtggaagtctatagactactttgtaagttgttcccggaatccaagccagaagctttagactatgacgttgttgttaacaagcttgctgagtatttcgagtcgcgagttcatgtgacagcagccagattcaagttcttcagattaaagaaactgccacatcaatctaataaacagtggttaacagatttacggggcctcacccgtcagtgccgatttaattgtgtgtgtggagcttcctacagtgatgtcatgttacgagacgctattactcaaaacattgcagattctcgtattcgtgctgctatcttaaagttgcctgacccgtcattagagactgtgatgaacattattgaagcccaagatacttttgactatgctgagtgtgagttagatcagccatgtatttctcaaattgcctgtgctaagcaagttacgagggctattccgaaagtaaggtccgataggtcgcgaaatggaaaccacggtaaaaatcaaaaatgttttatttgcaacagttagatacaccttgcagctccttatctccatagtcgccgacccgacttagacgtgtatcgtagcgttgtaccaactttcccataccctcgctatagaaggcagccgccagtgctctccgccaattctctacgctggcctacggctcgttgtcttgtgccgaaatgttgtcttcataaccagcggttcatgtgaccagagctgaaactcagagggagacaattacgggctgtattgtgggtactctcacatttccatttgaaaacgatgcaggagcatcttcattgcccctgcagaatgcggctgagaattgtcttgaagacgaaacagcacgacagttatgtaatgttagctgcatagcttcaggggaaatttctcaccaggcccccgtacttggcggcagacactattttctagacatctttacgcactcactgcgagctcagaaatgagaagagcgacgtgatgctaactggggttatactagagacactacccaacacatctgtgcaaagctttatcggattttcatagtcgtttccatttcgtgaccgatcggaccttactttcggaatagccctcgtatgtcactcccgcggccccaccggcagagtcagactgtaaacactagccggccgcgtctgttaaacacattcgtcagccgcgtgtgcaaaatgatagacttaagtcttgccctaagtgtgttcttgctcatcctcgtgaacgttgcccgttacgaaacgcgatttgtcacttttgtcaaaggaaaggacacatccagactgtttgtttgcgtaaacgcaagaacaattctagtgctgcccagcccatggatattcatgttcttcaaagccagcccgcccagaaggtcgcgtttaaagactcttccatggttcgtgtgggtaataaacttgttcgcaataagccacccacccagccctctgctatgcgacccaagcgtaattcaaacgctgtaaaaagtaatgtacagactgcaagtgaagcgggagttgttgttccacccgcccaacccacgagttgtcgtaagcagcgaacacgcgctaaacgcgctgattttgtgtcttccgcctccgctgcaccgatccagagacagtgtaataaactatttgtgaagctacgcatccaggataagaccttcaattttcaattagacactggtgcatctgtgactctcataaatagtgctacgtatgcggctatcggccgccctaaactttcagcggcaaaacattctttggctacttatagtggcgaacgcattcctgtgttaggtgtatgtagcgtgccagccacattccggggcaacacaaaaacagtttcattcacagtgctccgcgctacagacagtgtaaacattttcggattggactgttttgacttgtttggcctgtctatccaagacaatgtgttgcaacttaattctgttgttgttcctcacgacagcataaccgatttgtgtaaacgatacagtgacatatttaaagacgaactcggttgtgctgcgaactttgccgctcatattacgttaaaagataatgctcagcctcgattttttcgtgctcgtccagtgcctcacgccctccgggcacctgtagaagatgaacttcgtcgttggcaaaacgacggtgttattcaacccgtttcagcgagccagtgggcttctcccttagttattataaagaaaccgtctggcaagttacgtttgtgtgctgattttacgtcgacagttaatcctcagactgtcattgattcttttcctttacctagaccggacgagctgatggataagttaggggaagctcgtttcttttccaaaattgatctccgtgaagcatatttgaattgcccctcgacgagcaatcacaacagtattttgtcataaacacgtcgttggggttgttccgttttctgcgtttgccttttggttgtgcgtcagctccagctgttttgcagcattttttgtcccaacttttggctaatgtgccatcgtgttgcaactatttagacgatattgttgtgtccggtcggacgcctgctgaacatttccgtaatttggagtgtttgtttacagtgttgtctcaggcaggcctacgttgcaacatcgataaatgttcatttttccttacggagatggagtatctgggacatgttattaatgctcaaggcattcatccctcccagtcacatttagcagctattcgtgatttgcccgcccctcgcaatctgcatgaattgcaagcagttcttggcaaattgacatattatattaggtttatacctaatgcatcacagattgctgcaccgttgcatcgtctccgccgtaagaatgttccgtttgtgtggtcagctgattgccaatcagcctttcagcagcttaaagaggctttattgaatgatcgttgtctggtccattacgaccctaacaagcctctggtgttagcttgtgatgcttcttctttcggtctcggtgctgtgttgtctcaccgagtcggtaacaccgaacgtcctattgtgttcgcatctaaattgttaaacaaagctcagtgtaattatagccaattggacaaggaagcgttggctattgtgctcggtatcacaaaattccatcactacctctatggtagaccattctctttagtaacagatcacaagcccctgacgtcactgtttcatccgtctaaaccagttcctcagcggacagctcagagactacaacgttgggctcttttgttatcacaataccagtatgagatactgtatcgccctacagctcagcatgcaaacgctgacgcgctttctagattgccgattgctgcggatgatgtcttcgattcctctgacgactcttgccatcagattgacgccgctgagcatcaatccctcctggattttccgattgattatcgtcaggtggcacgtgagacagctacggatcctcatctgagtttaatattacgttttgttcaacgtggttggccgtccaaggcaaaggacatatcggatcccgtggttcgtcgctattatccacaacgtcatctgttgtctgtttcgcacggagttttgctgttacgcaccgagcatgaccagcttcgtgtcgtggttccccaagtgctccaatccaaggtcctcgacttgttgcatcaaggtcattggggagtggtccgcaccaagcagcttgcccgccgtcattgtacatggatcggcattgataagcagattacgcagatgtctacagattgttcgacgtgtgccgaacaccaagctgctccgcctcaacgctattttgagtgggcacgccctgccggtccctggcagcgagtacatattgatttcgctggtccatattggaattctcgttggctcatcgtgatagatgcatttagtaattttccgtttgttgtgcccatgcagtctacaacgtctgcacaaactatacaggcgttgacttcaattttttgtattgagggtcttccagaagttttagtgtctgacaatggtccacaatttacctctgctgaatttgaaagtttttgttctgccaatgacattcgccatgttcttactccgccgttccaccctcaatcgaatggtgcagcggaatgttttgtacgcacattcaaggatcatatggaccgccttcgtgctacgcactctcgtcagcaggccctcatcatgttcctgtcgtcgtaccggaccacgccacgcgacggcccttcgcctgcggagcttctccacggccgtcgtcatcgcaccctactacggttgttgcaccccccggatcgacccgccgcttctgagcatcgcacgcgttttcagcgcaacgacgccatttttttcagagtttatcacggtcgccgtcgttgggaacgtggtaccgtgataagtgtccagggtcgcggtttttatactgttcaaggtgctactggggtgcacaggaggcatcagaaccagttgcgccgcgctggccgcccggattctgccgctcgttctttgtccacagatttggtccgcggcgggttccagccgcgccttccgacttcgctgccgcccccagggcagcagcagcagcagcagccgtcgccgctaccacgccgacagcccgtcccgttgatgcctcccgcgcagcttcatacgggagcgccccgggtggtcgctccggcgcctgcggtccctcttcagtcgccgccgccttcggagctgatggacgtcgacccctcagccgggccgccttcccaagcggtggctgtgcagcctgtactgcagccgctttccttgggcacccccaaggagtctgacaccgcagcgccttgtccggcgcccactcagcagccgtcgacgcagcgtcaggagacgctgcctctcttcgtgggtcccaacgccccg carries:
- the LOC126235561 gene encoding uncharacterized protein LOC126235561, whose amino-acid sequence is MRSPRQLRPAAADYMSAANLVRGGFQPRLPTSLPPPGQQQQQQPSPLPRRQPVPLMPPAQLHTGAPRVVAPAPAVPLQSPPPSELMDVDPSAGPPSQAVAVQPVLQPLSLGTPKESDTAAPCPAPTQQPSTQRQETLPLFVGPNAPSRPVPEAAPVVTGVHPDLGFQCPEHLSSLVYEEC